A portion of the Juglans microcarpa x Juglans regia isolate MS1-56 chromosome 1D, Jm3101_v1.0, whole genome shotgun sequence genome contains these proteins:
- the LOC121236323 gene encoding protein PHR1-LIKE 3-like isoform X2, translated as MYSAIHSLPLDVGHGEFQGSLDGTNLPGDACLVLTSDPKPRLRWTAELHERFIDAVTQLGGPEKATPKTIMRTMGVKGLTLYHLKSHLQKYRLGKQSCKESIESSKDASCIAESQDTSASSSPSSRIMVQDLNDYQVTEALRVQMEVQRRLHEQLEVQRHLQLRIEAQGKYLQSILEKACKALNDQVAESAGLEAAREELSELAIKVSNDCQGLDPLETMKMPSLSEIAAALDNNNTSNLPARIGDCSVESCLTSTGSPVSPMGMGLKKRPRPLFGNGDSLPLEGNMRDIEWMMTNMG; from the exons ATGTATTCGGCCATTCACTCGCTACCGCTCGATGTCGGGCACGGCGAGTTCCAGGGATCTCTGGACGGAACGAACCTACCCGGCGACGCTTGCTTGGTCCTCACTTCGGATCCGAAACCTCGGCTCCGGTGGACTGCGGAGCTCCACGAGAGGTTTATCGACGCTGTGACCCAGCTCGGTGGCCCTGAGA AAGCAACACCTAAGACTATTATGAGAACAATGGGGGTAAAAGGGCTCACCCTTTATCACTTAAAATCGCATCTCCAG AAATACCGCTTGGGGAAGCAATCTTGCAAGGAATCTATTGAAAGCTCTAAGGATG CTTCTTGCATTGCAGAAAGTCAGGACACTAGTGCATCTTCATCGCCATCTTCAAGAATAATGGTGCAAGATTTGAATGA TTATCAAGTTACCGAGGCATTGCGAGTACAAATGGAAGTCCAACGAAGACTGCATGAGCAGCTGGAg GTGCAGCGTCATCTGCAACTTCGGATTGAAGCGCAAGGCAAATACCTGCAGTCAATACTGGAGAAGGCTTGCAAAGCTCTCAACGACCAGGTTGCTGAATCTGCTGGGCTTGAAGCTGCCAGGGAAGAGCTCTCAGAACTGGCAATCAAGGTTTCCAATGACTGTCAAGGACTGGATCCTCTCGAAACCATGAAAATGCCCTCCTTGTCGGAAATTGCTGCAGCTTTAGACAACAATAACACTTCCAATCTGCCTGCTCGAATTGGCGACTGCTCTGTTGAAAGCTGCTTGACATCAACTGGAAGCCCAGTTTCTCCAATGGGAATGGGTTTGAAGAAGAGACCAAGGCCCTTATTTGGCAATGGAGACTCATTGCCCTTGGAGGGTAACATGCGAGATATAGAATGGATGATGACTAATATGGGATGA
- the LOC121236323 gene encoding protein PHR1-LIKE 3-like isoform X1, whose amino-acid sequence MYSAIHSLPLDVGHGEFQGSLDGTNLPGDACLVLTSDPKPRLRWTAELHERFIDAVTQLGGPEKATPKTIMRTMGVKGLTLYHLKSHLQKYRLGKQSCKESIESSKDASCIAESQDTSASSSPSSRIMVQDLNDSYQVTEALRVQMEVQRRLHEQLEVQRHLQLRIEAQGKYLQSILEKACKALNDQVAESAGLEAAREELSELAIKVSNDCQGLDPLETMKMPSLSEIAAALDNNNTSNLPARIGDCSVESCLTSTGSPVSPMGMGLKKRPRPLFGNGDSLPLEGNMRDIEWMMTNMG is encoded by the exons ATGTATTCGGCCATTCACTCGCTACCGCTCGATGTCGGGCACGGCGAGTTCCAGGGATCTCTGGACGGAACGAACCTACCCGGCGACGCTTGCTTGGTCCTCACTTCGGATCCGAAACCTCGGCTCCGGTGGACTGCGGAGCTCCACGAGAGGTTTATCGACGCTGTGACCCAGCTCGGTGGCCCTGAGA AAGCAACACCTAAGACTATTATGAGAACAATGGGGGTAAAAGGGCTCACCCTTTATCACTTAAAATCGCATCTCCAG AAATACCGCTTGGGGAAGCAATCTTGCAAGGAATCTATTGAAAGCTCTAAGGATG CTTCTTGCATTGCAGAAAGTCAGGACACTAGTGCATCTTCATCGCCATCTTCAAGAATAATGGTGCAAGATTTGAATGA CAGTTATCAAGTTACCGAGGCATTGCGAGTACAAATGGAAGTCCAACGAAGACTGCATGAGCAGCTGGAg GTGCAGCGTCATCTGCAACTTCGGATTGAAGCGCAAGGCAAATACCTGCAGTCAATACTGGAGAAGGCTTGCAAAGCTCTCAACGACCAGGTTGCTGAATCTGCTGGGCTTGAAGCTGCCAGGGAAGAGCTCTCAGAACTGGCAATCAAGGTTTCCAATGACTGTCAAGGACTGGATCCTCTCGAAACCATGAAAATGCCCTCCTTGTCGGAAATTGCTGCAGCTTTAGACAACAATAACACTTCCAATCTGCCTGCTCGAATTGGCGACTGCTCTGTTGAAAGCTGCTTGACATCAACTGGAAGCCCAGTTTCTCCAATGGGAATGGGTTTGAAGAAGAGACCAAGGCCCTTATTTGGCAATGGAGACTCATTGCCCTTGGAGGGTAACATGCGAGATATAGAATGGATGATGACTAATATGGGATGA
- the LOC121239726 gene encoding uncharacterized protein LOC121239726, with amino-acid sequence MTEVETKLAETEERLKQMMAVVEQLQKENKELKRQKDNHLAQNGFEELVKQFLTQFKASRRRHKLATYLLTIKQKEGENLKAYLTLFNKEMLTMNDQDEKITLATLLGGIWPRSPLMAELARRTPSTCREFMDRADNFVNAEDTLQALLEKQKKKAKRENKNQNNSKDKDKGTNGRGHQDDKRNRYTSHQDQGRHLIHNNHNVQENSRATRKEEHSPCKGQRHCTYHRTNSHWTEDCITLKK; translated from the exons ATGACGGAAGTAGAGACAAAGTTAGCAGAAACAGAAGAAAGGTTGAAACAGATGATGGCAGTTGTCGAGCAACTGCAAAAGGAGAACAAGGAATTGAAACGACAGAAGGATAACCACCTAGCCCAAAACGG TTTTGAGGAGCTAGTAAAACAGTTTCTCACGCAATTCAAGGCAAGTAGAAGGCGTCATAAGCTAGCTACCTATCTACTGACCATAAAACAAAAGGAGGGAGAGAACCTGAAGGCTTACCTAACACTCTTCAACAAAGAAATGCTTACCATGAACGACCAAGATGAAAAGATTACCTTGGCCACCCTCCTGGGAGGAATCTGGCCCCGAAGCCCGTTGATGGCTGAATTGGCCAGGAGAACTCCATCTACCTGCAGGGAGTTCATGGATCGAGCAGATAACTTCGTGAATGCAGAGGACACATTACAGGCTCTCTTGGAGAAACAGAAGAAGAAAGCAAAACGGGAGAACAAGAACCAGAATAATTCTAAAGACAAAGACAAAGGAACAAACGGTCGAGGCCACCAGGATGATAAACGCAACCGATACACTAGTCACCAGGACCAGGGGCGCCACTTGATCCACAACAACCACAATGTTCAGGAGAACAGCAGGGCAACAAGGAAGGAAGAACACTCACCATGCAAGGGTCAGCGCCACTGCACATATCACCGAACCAACTCCCACTGGACCGAAGATTGCATCACTCTAAAGAAGTGA